Genomic DNA from Choristoneura fumiferana chromosome 16, NRCan_CFum_1, whole genome shotgun sequence:
GCGATTAACGTGTCGGGGATATCGCTGCCACGCGCGCTGGGCTGCTGGGAGCGGCGGCTgtggggcgggggcggcggcgcgcggcgcaaGGGCGGCTGCGCGCCGCGGCGGCTGGTGGAGCGCTGCTCGTGGCCGCAGTGCAACGGGTCGTGCCCGCGCCTGCGCGACCCGCGCACGGGCGAGGAGGTGGCGCTGGCGGCGCTGCTGCAGAGCTTCGGGCTGGAcgtgcgcggcgcggcggccgcCATGGGGCTGGACGCGCGCGCGCTGGCGCGCATGAGCCGCGCCGAGCTGCTGCCGCTGCTCGCGCCGCACACTTGACGCCGACACAGAGACTGTTTGTAGTGCTTCACCGCACGATTTATCTACCTCGTTTTGTTGTACAAgtacaattttaatattagatatttattgtttgctgatactattgtatcttatttaagtaaaaacctGAAACgaagcattattttatttgactgccTCTTTTACTTGACTGTGAAAATCGGGCCGCTCGTAAATAAGCAGTAAAACCTAAAGCACATCAAACGGTATTTAAATGTGGAGAAGGAAGTAAAATAGACACAGCAGATCGGTTCATTGGCacaaactatatatatttatttatgtacatatttttgtcgtTTCCGAGACAACGACAGACTAGTTCAGGCTACAATACTAAAATTATCTCACTTTTGTCCGTCGGCTTTAAATTAAGAATGTCTGGCAGTGATGCTGTTAGCGCAGCGGATGTATCCGATGAGCTGGTGACGGGATGTAGTCGGTTAAGTATAGTGGATGCGGTTTGTGGCGGATCCGGGCCTGAGGGAGCCAAGGCGAGCGGAGCGCGGCGCAGATGAGGggtttcaatttatttactaGCAGTCCTCCCCTGCGGGCGCCATACCTGCTGCGTCATAATAGGGGGGATCTGCTGCGCTCGAGGCTTATCGCTATAGATAGGTCTACGACGTCGTTGGCTAGGAAGAAGTCGCTGGAAACGATGTTGGCGTGGTGCCTCCAGCGCGTGGCAAGCCGTTGCGTCACGTTACGGTTGACGGCATCGGCGTTCTCACGCAGCGATCCTCGAAGGAACAGGATATCGAGTACGGTCGGCGTGGTCTGAGCCATAGCAGAGTGCAGCGGCGAGCGCGCGTTGGCCTGCGGTGACGACGCGATCGCCTGGTCTAAGTACCGGAACAGCTCGGTAGGACTATTGGTGTTCGCCCACAAATGGGGAAGGATTGGCCAAAGCGCATTGTTTTCTGGAacaacgtgaaaaaaaagtttcaaatttaTACTATGAGCCGTGTCTTTACTcgtattcaaattaaaataaagataagATACTCGTAATCAGTCACTATCCGTCTATGAATTAAAAATACTCTCGACGGCACTACCtactgtaaaataaaatcagGTAGGTGGGCAATGGAACTCTTTCTATATTAGTATCCACGAAACCTTAATTGAATTTAAAGTTTCCGAacctaaattataaaataattaggtaggtagataattaaGTAGGAGGAATTGAAATACTTAATTGTGATTCACAAATGACTTTCACAACAGAGTTCGACTGGAAAAACAAAGAATGTAAATaccaataaatcattttaacttttaatccTGTCACCTGATATTATCACACAATAATCCAATGATAATCAAATGATTtgttaaaaaacatttgattcaGATATTGTGCACTCATTTGAATGAATTAAGTATGAACAGATTTAATTGAATTAACCTACATACTATGACACAGTATCCCTCAAAGTTATTGGGTTGTAGCAGACACCTTGTGACGTCATGGCCGTGAAATGCTTTATTTGAGTTCAgttaactgtaatttaattaatttgagttttattataatttgacgTATATTGcttaatattttgtttagtaTTTTGATATTGAGTTCGATTACTATGACAGTAAAGTTTTAATATCACTACTTTGCCACACTTCGCATTTTTTGCTCTTCACTGgaatacttatattattataaatctagtgtaaggtaaatgtccgagtgctcgtcactgtcccaatagttgctTAATAAGCTAAACCTTAATTTATATCGTTAGCAATAGAAGTGATAGCCGGGTGTCATCTATTCAGAGTTAGAATGTCGAGTACTGAGACATTTCAATCAATGAAAatcaatttcattttttcaatgtctgtcaattgtgtttgttacttattttgtacaataaagagtttacatacatacatttacctTATtcctttagtttagtttatgtttatccattgcctggTACTCATAATACAAGGTTTACTTACTTTGGGTTGGGACAAGAACAATTGGAGTcaagtgttatttatttttttacctcaAAAAGTTAAGATTTCACCTTATGTAAAATTCTACATCTATCTGTTATTTCATCGAAATGTGACTCTacccccctgtttcaccattcattgatttaatttatttgacggataaaagtGATGctttctctatttgttttgttcaaatagacggagacggcatcacatttaaccgtcagtaaCATTAATCGAtgcatggtgaaacagcccctacaTGTTACAAATTGGGTCATACAACGCTACTTACTGGATTTGCTTAGCAAAATCATGCTGCAAGTACTGAttcattgtaatttttgtaacttttatattttaactaatttattttgaagGTACTCGTAAATACAGTGCCACAGAAAACCGACGAATTTAAATAAAGGAAAACAAGTTGATGCCTCTCGGTCTCAATCTGCCGTttctctttaagatacttgcaGCGCTAGAAGTTTTGAGGGAACCCTACGGCGTCATATGACAACATGTGTAATGTTGTGTAGGCATAAGTCTTTATTTTTGTcgaatttagataaaaaaactgATTGGTGCAATCTTAGGTTGCGATCTACCTTAAGTTGTATAAAATAAAGGATgtgttcatttttttatttcatgaggTTATTAGGTTAGCTTGCCGGAACACCTCAGTAAAGGTTTTTCATTGGAATTTATGACTCAAAGTGTAGTCGGGCGAATATTCTagcgttttgaccgctcggTTATTTAAACGTAGCATCATTGTATCAAGACATTAGCATCCCACGTTCattagcacaacggaaagacaagtcGGAAAAATTTTAATCACGCTGAACTTAGCATCGGtattttctttagtttttataaaaatgtaatccTCAGCAGCATCACCTTTTTTAAGCCAAAAACATTGatgacaaaataaaacgttGCAAAAATGCTGAATATTCGATCAGTCACGTTTTTGATgcggtacactttgaacattgatcaatgtatggaaacatttggTAACCACACTCAAAAGTCCCAATAATATTTACAGGGTTGTTCAGACAAACAAACCCAACCACAACATTTCGGAAGCATTTGAAGATACCTTGTCGAGTTACATAAAGTATAGTCTGAATATCTATTTTTGAGCAATTATAATGCGAAATATTAACTTGTTTAGTATTAAAACAGATAAGATTTACATCGTTCATCGTTAGGGTGTCATGATTATCTACAAATCAGTAATACGTAGACACGGCAATCCCTAATTCAGAAGCGATTTTGTGTCATATCAAATCAATTACCAATTTATCAAACTAATTATCATGACGTTAATAGTTTTCAGGTGACTGGGGGTGTTTACGAACGGTACGGTTACGTTTGGACtttaccggccaagagcgtgtcggacacgcccgaaacagggttccgtagccattacgaaaaaattaagtaatatttttctaaggatttcgtattcgTTGAAGGCAAAGGGCAACCACTACCTACACTATTTTCACACGAAACGATCACAGACGATTACGGCCTCTCTGTCAAGAGTGTCGACTTAGGAGAAGAGAGAGAATTTGATTTTAATACGTACTTAAAATATTCTAGGACTAGTCCGTATAACTTGTAAAGTGCAAAGTTAGGTCCCAAAGAAACATTCTCGAGCTTTCTGGGATGTTATGGAGCtccgtatccgtaaccgaaactatcggatatccgaaataaataactatccgtaaccgtaaccgaatCCGATATAAAAATTTCGGATAGTTTTGCATAGGGGCGGAGTCAAAATCTATTGttcattatttttctattgCTAAGTCGTAATTTACGACTCGTAACTATTACTATTAAAGTCAAGTCATCTATATTCCTATTAGAAAGCAAACTCTTTAcctattgtacaaaagaaaattaataaaaatataataaaaaattacaaagttataCGAGTACCCTGGCGTTTaagccttagtttgtaggtataggtttaatttgtttttttttgtacttttttattgtatttttatttattcgtatttgtattttactttacaCTTCCTTAAACATccaatatccgtaaccgaaaccgaaactatcggataatcCGTAATAATTTAACATCCGTAACCGTAATCGAAACCGGTATTAAGTTTGACATATATCCGTATCCATCCATATCCTGATTCGAATGTATATCCATAACATCCCTGActtgtttgcttcaaatcttgTACGTAAAGTTTGACCGACTTCTAGTGGTGCGATTGTTTGGAATTTTCAATGCAATCCCGCCAGCAGAAAAGCGGGCATTAAATtggtaattttaacaaaaaatactctcGTCATTTAAGACCACTATTGTTAAAAACTCCATAGCGTGCCTGCACGTAGCATGTAGATAAACCGGCACGAGATCATTTGATAATATCTACCCATTGTTTCAGTGTAAAACGTAAGTTATTAGAAAACATTGCTCACCAGATACAATAGCGTTGTCTACATAACTGAAGAGTAGGCGCTTGTCTGCATCTAACAAGGACTGGACGGTGGGGCCTCGTATCCCCGCGCCCGTTGAGAAGTCGCGGGCATAGGCCAAGTGAGGGCCTAACTCCCTCTGGACCAGCTGGATGAGACCTGCGTGCACGCTCCGGATCGGCGAGCCATCAGGCTCGTAAAAACCGATCGGGAAGTGGTGAGCGTCCAGGAAAACTatctgaaagaaaaaaaaaacggtaaatCGTTAGATCACTATTACTTAATTCTGTGCTGTAAGTTGGTATGAAGAAACACAAGTACTGTACGTaacattgaatttaattttgccGCAACGGTTGCCAAATTACACTTCTATGTAAAGTATTAAGAAGCCAAAGACCCTACAGAAGTTATTCAAAGCGAAAAGCAATTTCCAAAAATTCATTTCATTAGCCTGTTGCACTAAATTATTTAGTTCTGACCGCAATGTGTACCAAATAGAAATTAAGGCTCCTTAAAAGTCAAAGGTTCtatttacgctcttcaattcaATTAGCCGATCCCTTTATTAAGCAAATATACCCGAAGGTCGGCGGATCGTCAGAGGTTAGCATCTAATTGTACGTCATCGAGGTTAATTTACCTTATTAAGCCCTACGTATAGacgaccaagaaattggtttaccaccaTAAGGTTTGATGTCATTAGTAGCGCTCAAaccgtcaaagcctattttcactcacaatatgacaatcagccttattgttttatttctgaagtaggaactgtcattaaaattgataaAGTACTTTCTAGGTCGACTATACATGAAGCATTCTATCTTGTAAGTATTCATGTACCTTATACCTATATTCTAACATGACTGTTCACTGACTGAGTGCCACATAACGCCAGCATAAACTAGTGTGGCTATAGAGACTTGGCATTTGGCAGACATATTTTGCGATCAATAATTAGAGGTGCACAAAGACGGAAATTTTCAAAATCCCCGTGGGAGGAGGAAGTCTtaattttaagattggttttttggaatctttttgtattttttattccaattccaaatttatacttttacggtcatcccgtaaaacctttttttttttttttattcgactggatggcaaacgagcaagtgggtctcctgatggtaagagatcaccaccgcccataaacatctgcaacaccaggggtattgcagatgcgttgccaacctagagacctaaatTTTAAAGCTTAAATAGAAACTGAAATATTCTCTTAATTTAACTTTTCTACGGCAAGGCttcggacaaaagctagttcttTATAATCTAGGTGTGCTTATCAATAattgaactttattttaaccACAACTTGTGATATGGAGGAGCGGGGCTTCCTGATACAAGTATGATGTTTACTTAATAGGAAGTCCCAACCCTTAAATTATGTAACAATGTtattttagtgaaataaacattttttttttcatttttattaaattttattgacgAAGTATTTCGTTTTCTATATAAATTATTTGCAATGTATATACAACCGCGCGAAATATAATCCCGATCTCGGTCTTATTTGCCTCAATGAAAGTTGTGGTCATTATGATATCTACACGTTTTCacattgatattattattacaatttatgGTACCTACAACATATTCTTTAATGTTGAAAATGACTTTATGATACTAATTATGCCAAGTCACTCCGTAGAATATTCTTTGAGATCCTGATCCTTTGAGCGACAGAGCGCGAACAAGAAAATTAGGTTTCTAGGCCGTCAAAATTCTTGGAAAAATGTTCATGAACTTTTTCTCGCTTGTCTTATTTTATTCATCGCGCTTTAGCTTTCGCATTCGCATTATGAGGAATATGATAGGCGTATTtcatggtaggtacttacttcttTTGTGTTATCAAGAAACGCTCTGATTTCTTTCAATAAAGGCACTAATGGACGGATCCTTATTAAGTTGTGGTTCAACCAATACCTGGAAACAAAAATtgcttgttatttattaattaatccattcacatcatcatcatcatcaacatcatcatatcCGCCgcattggacataggcctccctcatgaACGAATCTATTTTATGGGcacgtataaaaataaaatatactcagGGGCACAAAATTAGGCCCaccctttatacaaaattaccgattcagcatacatttgagggccagattttttgccgctcagtatatataagttcaaaaaaattactgacgaaatacataatggtcGTTTGGTATAATGGAATTTTCTCAGAAATTCATAATTTTGCAGagtttttaataaacataaCCTAAAACCTAAACCAATCTGTAGATTTCACGATCGTAAGATTTTGTGTAATCATTAGTTTCACCGAAAATTATGTTAAGTATTTtgtccattattctttttattttatttttattttgacacgTTCTCCTATTTTATAAATAGAAATTGTACTTTGATGAAATGGATTTTTGGCCGTataattatcgaaaatacaaactgagacatgaatcGGAGCGGTGCAGCGGTgatttgattcccagcgctagtctctttttctgtgcatccatgtctcagtttgtattttcgatatggttttcacgggatgaccgtaaaagtaacaaatttggagttgaaataaaaaatacaaaaagactccaaaaaacctaTCATAATTCCATATATTTACATAAACACAGGTTCATATTATGTATCTAGATGAATTCAAGTAGGTAGTGTAACTTGAGTCATAAGAAAGAAAAaggtttttgtttaatttaacttttcataTAACATCTTTGCACTGATCCGATAATGGCAGATTTTCTATTGGATATGGTATTGAGCCAAAGCATTACGTTTAGGTCATTAGGCTTAAGTTATGCAAGATATAATCGAGGAAGCCATGCGAAGCCGATTGCCTGCACTGTTTTCACTTAACACTATAATATTTAGTATCGTATCTGGATTCCTGTGCTAGATCATAAtctagtgaaaactacaatgtGTTTTATGAGCTTTtacttagtttcacctgtcccggtGTCTGTATGAATATCTTTAATTAAATCTCACTAGTCTTTGACCCACTTTGAGTGgttggattaacttgaaataaatattgaaaatgtattttttcttttacaaaagtttgttatttttaatacagtggcgtagctaccaaggggctaggcggggcagtgcacCGGGgtcctcaagctcagggggccctcgaaattctgctttatagctgatgataaacttgcttagcatttttaaagtatttgtatatatacaaatacttcaaaaagccttaccagttttgatagcagtggccccatttttttatttgccccagggccctaggttacctagctacgccactgttttaatatttctaattaccaaatttattaatttcaatgCCTGATTATATTTATGATAATGTTTTTTGCCACTAATATTGTTGACCAATCTTTGAATCTGAAGTTGCCCACCGGCCAGGACTTATATTAAAGTTTGTCGgcatgtacggtcaaggacttaaattcatgagccaccatggaaccttttcaaaggaaaagtcattacgattttccttgttaattaatgcaatgtcactatgacgtttactgtgaaatggttccatggtgacttatgaattaaagtccttgaccgtatgaccgtacataatatgtatgttttattcATCAATTGCCAGCGAACAGACCAC
This window encodes:
- the LOC141435969 gene encoding uncharacterized protein, whose product is MAVSWYAVAVLVATALGASIAPEKQVLEQSSCGRVWVTVHSPEINLGNRVMLVDAVELNWDFTDCPIPKQVGLFDSRPGSWDNAVQVYSIDSEEGYVITNVSLGAGALPAGWDRGVGLKGPHCLWPWVGAGDAKITSYNCLKIQPSWMEDNPEINKLRIGELALAGTHNAGAWRFDTEISTISRDSFVLCQDRSIWAQLVHGIRYFDFRVAYYDFYPNEDDRYWLNHNLIRIRPLVPLLKEIRAFLDNTKEIVFLDAHHFPIGFYEPDGSPIRSVHAGLIQLVQRELGPHLAYARDFSTGAGIRGPTVQSLLDADKRLLFSYVDNAIVSENNALWPILPHLWANTNSPTELFRYLDQAIASSPQANARSPLHSAMAQTTPTVLDILFLRGSLRENADAVNRNVTQRLATRWRHHANIVSSDFFLANDVVDLSIAISLERSRSPLL